A genomic stretch from Lathyrus oleraceus cultivar Zhongwan6 chromosome 2, CAAS_Psat_ZW6_1.0, whole genome shotgun sequence includes:
- the LOC127120718 gene encoding transcription initiation factor IIE subunit beta, with amino-acid sequence MALQGKLDRFKKQQEKCQTTLSSIAATKTASASMPTSLVPVKFSTDTERLQHINSIRKAPVGAQMKRVIDLLYETRQALTLEQINETCHVDMKANKDVFDNMRKNPKVRYDGERFSYKSKHALRDKKELLFLIRKFPEGIAVIDLKDSYPTVMEDLQGLKAGREIWLLSNFDSQEDIAYPNDPKVPIKVDDDLKQVFRGIELPRDMIDIERDLQKNGMKPATNTAKRRSAAQMEGISSKPKPKKKKNEITKRTKLTNAHLPELFQNLKN; translated from the exons ATGGCGTTACAAGGAAAGCTCGATAGATTCAAAAAGCAGCAGGAGAAATGTCAAACAACCCTATCGAGCATAGCAGCTACCAAGACTGCATCTGCATCAATGCCGACTTCTCTTGTTCCTGTCAAATTCTCAACTGATACGGAGAGGCTTCAGCATATTAACAGTATACGTAAAGCTCCTGTTGGAGCTCAGATGAAGCGTGTTATTGATCTTCTTTATGAG ACTCGGCAGGCTTTAACTTTGGAGCAAATAAATGAAACATGCCATGTCGACATGAAAGCTAACAAAGATGTTTTTGACAATATGAGGAAAAATCCAAAAGTAAGATATGATGGAGAAAGATTCTCTTACAAG TCAAAACATGCCCTCCGGGACAAAAAAGAGCTGCTTTTCCTGATACGCAAATTTCCAGAGGGCATTGCTGTTATTGACTTGAAGGATTCGTACCCTACTGTGATGGAGGACTTGCAG GGTTTGAAAGCTGGCAGGGAGATTTGGCTGCTGTCCAACTTTGATTCACAGGAAGACATTGCCTACCCGAATGATCCTAAAGTGCCCATTAAGGTGGATGATGACCTAAAACAGGTTTTTCGTGGGATTGAATTGCCCCGTGATATGATTGATATAGAGAGGGATCTCCAAAAAAATGGAATGAAGCCTGCTACTAACACTGCAAAGAGGAGGAGTGCTGCACAAATGGAAGGCATTTCATCCAAGCCTAAAcctaagaagaagaagaatgaaatCACCAAGAGGACCAAGCTGACTAATGCTCATCTTCCAGAGCTTTTTCAGAACTTAAAGAACTGA
- the LOC127120719 gene encoding remorin isoform X1, with translation MGELELEDNSLNKTESQQPLDPVPEERSPLQEHESDIVNQEPDQSVTSTVDDQKVADDHAENKETENHHDNKDTKGSSDKDTGLAKIVAEKRLALIKAWEDSEKTKAENRAYKKQSAVGLWEESKKASIEAQLKKFEENLERKKVEYVLKMKNDIAEIHQYAEEKRAIVEAQKREEFLDLEETAAKFRSRGVAPKKFLGCFSS, from the exons ATGGGAGAATTAGAACTAGAAGATAACAGCCTCAACAAAACCGAATCACAACAGCCTCTGGACCCTGTCCCTGAAGAGCGTTCCCCTCTTCAGGAACATGAATCAGATATCGTTAACCAAGAGCCTGATCAATCGGTCACATCTACAGTCGATGATCAGA AGGTTGCAGATGATCATGCTGAAAATAAGGAAACAGAAAACCATCATGATAACAAAGATACTAAGGGCTCAAGTGACAAAG ATACTGGCCTTGCAAAAATTGTAGCAGAGAAAAGATTGGCTTTAATTAAAGCATGGGAAGATAGTGAAAAGACAAAGGCGGAAAACAG GGCATACAAGAAGCAATCTGCTGTTGGATTATGGGAGGAAAGCAAGAAAGCATCAATAGAGGCTCAACTCAAGAAATTTGAG GaaaatttggaaagaaagaaGGTTGAGTATGTTCTAAAAATGAAAAACGACATAGCTGAAATCCATCAGTATGCTGAAGAGAAAAGGGCAATTGTCGAGGCTCAGAAAAGGGAAGAATTTCTTGACCTAGAAGAGACAGCTGCAAAATTTCGTAGCCGTGGAGTTGCACCAAAGAAATTTTTAGGATGCTTTAGCAGTTAA
- the LOC127120719 gene encoding remorin isoform X2, with the protein MGELELEDNSLNKTESQQPLDPVPEERSPLQEHESDIVNQEPDQSVTSTVDDQNDHAENKETENHHDNKDTKGSSDKDTGLAKIVAEKRLALIKAWEDSEKTKAENRAYKKQSAVGLWEESKKASIEAQLKKFEENLERKKVEYVLKMKNDIAEIHQYAEEKRAIVEAQKREEFLDLEETAAKFRSRGVAPKKFLGCFSS; encoded by the exons ATGGGAGAATTAGAACTAGAAGATAACAGCCTCAACAAAACCGAATCACAACAGCCTCTGGACCCTGTCCCTGAAGAGCGTTCCCCTCTTCAGGAACATGAATCAGATATCGTTAACCAAGAGCCTGATCAATCGGTCACATCTACAGTCGATGATCAGA ATGATCATGCTGAAAATAAGGAAACAGAAAACCATCATGATAACAAAGATACTAAGGGCTCAAGTGACAAAG ATACTGGCCTTGCAAAAATTGTAGCAGAGAAAAGATTGGCTTTAATTAAAGCATGGGAAGATAGTGAAAAGACAAAGGCGGAAAACAG GGCATACAAGAAGCAATCTGCTGTTGGATTATGGGAGGAAAGCAAGAAAGCATCAATAGAGGCTCAACTCAAGAAATTTGAG GaaaatttggaaagaaagaaGGTTGAGTATGTTCTAAAAATGAAAAACGACATAGCTGAAATCCATCAGTATGCTGAAGAGAAAAGGGCAATTGTCGAGGCTCAGAAAAGGGAAGAATTTCTTGACCTAGAAGAGACAGCTGCAAAATTTCGTAGCCGTGGAGTTGCACCAAAGAAATTTTTAGGATGCTTTAGCAGTTAA